A single genomic interval of Halorubrum aethiopicum harbors:
- the gpmI gene encoding 2,3-bisphosphoglycerate-independent phosphoglycerate mutase, giving the protein MRTALVVLDGWGLGRDSPHRTGLEPDDPDVPDTQGRDAVAAADTPTFDAAADRGAYGSLVVHGRRVGLPDGQMGNSEVGHLNIGAGRVIKQAYTRIADALAEGTFADNDALASAFERVASTGGRVHFMGLVSDGGVHSHVSHLEALIDAAAEAGVPATTHAFTDGRDTAPEIADEFLESVEEHAAARGTGAVATVTGRYHAMDRDENWERTRRAYDAIVNREAPHEAESAVAAAREAHARGETDEFVEPTLVAGGPALADGDAVVFFNFRADRARQLVRMLTDTEPAWGFDLDQPDVELVTMTEYDETFEFPVAFPPRIPTNTVGEVVSEAGGTQLRIAESEKYPHVTYFLNGGREVEFPGELRSIVESPDVATYDLRPEMSAREVTDEAVETIASDDPDLLVLNYANPDMVGHTGDFEAAVEAVEAVDRQLSRLLAAVADAGGHAVVTADHGNADDMGTLEDPHTAHTYNPVPFVYLTPDGDGGGRAIRAGGSLCDVAPTVLEVMGIDRPAEMTGESLLADPEE; this is encoded by the coding sequence ATGCGAACTGCGCTCGTCGTACTCGACGGCTGGGGTCTCGGTCGCGACTCGCCACACCGGACCGGCCTCGAGCCGGACGACCCCGACGTTCCGGACACGCAGGGGCGCGACGCGGTCGCGGCCGCCGACACGCCGACGTTCGACGCGGCGGCCGACCGGGGGGCGTACGGGTCGCTCGTCGTCCACGGCCGGCGGGTGGGGCTCCCCGACGGGCAGATGGGGAACTCCGAGGTCGGCCACCTCAATATCGGCGCGGGTCGGGTCATCAAGCAGGCGTACACCCGCATCGCGGACGCGCTCGCCGAGGGGACGTTCGCCGACAACGACGCGCTCGCGTCGGCGTTCGAGCGCGTCGCGTCGACCGGCGGCCGGGTCCACTTCATGGGGCTCGTCTCCGACGGCGGCGTCCACTCGCACGTCTCGCACCTGGAGGCGCTGATCGACGCGGCCGCCGAGGCGGGCGTCCCGGCGACGACCCACGCGTTCACCGACGGCCGCGACACCGCCCCGGAGATCGCGGACGAGTTCCTCGAGTCGGTCGAGGAGCACGCCGCGGCGCGCGGGACCGGCGCGGTCGCGACCGTCACCGGCCGGTACCACGCGATGGACCGCGACGAGAACTGGGAGCGGACGAGACGCGCCTACGACGCGATCGTGAACCGCGAGGCACCTCACGAGGCCGAGTCGGCCGTCGCGGCCGCCCGCGAGGCGCACGCCCGCGGCGAGACCGACGAGTTCGTCGAGCCGACGCTCGTCGCCGGCGGGCCCGCGCTCGCCGACGGCGACGCGGTCGTCTTCTTCAACTTCCGCGCGGACCGGGCGCGCCAGCTGGTGCGGATGCTCACCGACACCGAACCGGCGTGGGGCTTCGATCTGGACCAGCCCGACGTCGAGCTGGTGACGATGACGGAGTACGACGAAACGTTCGAGTTCCCGGTGGCGTTCCCGCCGCGGATCCCGACGAACACGGTCGGCGAGGTCGTCTCCGAGGCCGGCGGCACCCAGCTCCGGATCGCCGAGTCGGAGAAGTACCCGCACGTCACCTACTTCCTCAACGGCGGCCGGGAGGTGGAGTTCCCCGGCGAACTGCGCTCCATCGTCGAGAGCCCGGACGTGGCGACCTACGACTTACGGCCCGAGATGTCGGCGCGGGAAGTCACCGACGAGGCCGTCGAGACGATCGCGTCCGACGACCCCGACCTGTTGGTGTTGAACTACGCGAACCCGGACATGGTGGGACACACCGGCGACTTCGAGGCGGCCGTCGAGGCGGTCGAGGCCGTCGATCGGCAGCTCTCCCGGCTGCTCGCCGCCGTCGCCGACGCCGGCGGCCACGCGGTCGTCACCGCCGACCACGGCAACGCCGACGACATGGGCACGCTCGAGGACCCCCACACCGCACACACCTACAACCCGGTCCCGTTCGTCTACCTGACGCCCGACGGCGACGGCGGCGGCCGCGCGATCCGGGCGGGCGGGTCGCTGTGTGACGTCGCCCCGACCGTGCTGGAGGTCATGGGGATCGACCGTCCGGCGGAGATGACCGGCGAGAGCCTGC